In one Candidatus Rokuibacteriota bacterium genomic region, the following are encoded:
- a CDS encoding uracil-DNA glycosylase codes for MISREVTAEDERKLAALARRIVRCRLCPRLVRHREGAAADPPRRYRGQTYWARPLPAFGDPRACVLIVGLAPAAHGGNRTGRMFTGDRSGDWLFRALYESGFANQPASTHAGDGLALRGAYITAALRCAPPANKPLPGEMLRCQPYLLEELALLRDVRVVVALGKIAWDAYLRARRAAALPLPRPLPRFGHGARSAMPDGTVLLGSFHPSQQNTFTGRLTRPMLRQVFVTAKHLAGVPSP; via the coding sequence GTGATTAGCCGCGAAGTCACCGCCGAGGACGAGCGGAAGCTCGCCGCGCTGGCCCGGCGCATCGTCCGCTGCCGGCTCTGCCCGCGGCTCGTGAGGCACCGCGAGGGGGCCGCGGCCGACCCGCCGCGGCGCTACCGCGGGCAGACCTACTGGGCGCGCCCGCTGCCGGCCTTCGGCGATCCTCGCGCGTGCGTCCTCATCGTGGGTTTGGCACCGGCCGCCCACGGCGGCAACCGCACCGGGCGCATGTTCACGGGAGACAGGAGCGGGGACTGGCTCTTTCGCGCGCTCTACGAGTCGGGGTTCGCCAATCAACCGGCGTCGACCCACGCCGGCGACGGGCTCGCGCTCCGCGGCGCCTACATCACGGCCGCGCTCCGCTGCGCGCCGCCGGCAAACAAGCCGCTGCCCGGTGAGATGCTCCGCTGCCAGCCGTACCTGCTCGAAGAGTTGGCGCTGCTCCGCGACGTGCGGGTGGTGGTCGCCCTCGGCAAGATTGCGTGGGACGCCTATCTCCGCGCGCGGCGCGCCGCGGCGCTGCCGCTGCCCCGCCCGCTGCCGCGCTTCGGCCACGGCGCCCGCTCGGCGATGCCCGACGGCACCGTGCTCCTGGGCAGCTTCCATCCGAGCCAGCAGAACACCTTCACGGGCAGGCTCACGCGCCCGATGCTGCGGCAGGTATTTGTCACCGCGAAACACCTCGCAGGCGTCCCCTCACCCTGA